From one Peptoniphilaceae bacterium AMB_02 genomic stretch:
- the thiW gene encoding energy coupling factor transporter S component ThiW, whose amino-acid sequence MRIRDLKTKQLVILSMFIAIGVVISPILRVEGYAPMQHFINIVVSVFMGPWVSLLCAVMIAFIRMITMSIPPLALTGAVFGAFLSGYLYEKSGNKLLFAWIGEIIGTGIIGSIISYPVMHFIMGRGELSWFFYTPSFTIATIMGGGVAMIFLFALKKNKLFDRIKILINK is encoded by the coding sequence ATGAGGATTAGAGATTTAAAAACAAAACAATTGGTGATACTTTCAATGTTTATCGCAATAGGGGTTGTAATATCGCCAATTCTTAGAGTAGAGGGTTATGCTCCTATGCAGCATTTTATAAATATTGTCGTTTCAGTATTTATGGGACCTTGGGTAAGTTTACTTTGTGCAGTTATGATTGCATTTATTCGTATGATTACAATGTCTATACCGCCTCTTGCACTCACAGGAGCTGTCTTTGGGGCTTTTCTATCGGGGTATTTATATGAAAAATCAGGTAATAAACTATTGTTTGCCTGGATTGGTGAAATTATAGGTACAGGGATTATCGGCAGTATAATATCTTATCCGGTTATGCACTTTATTATGGGAAGAGGAGAACTGTCATGGTTCTTTTATACTCCATCCTTTACCATTGCCACGATTATGGGTGGTGGAGTCGCCATGATCTTTCTTTTTGCTCTGAAGAAGAACAAATTATTTGATAGAATTAAAATACTTATAAATAAATAG